From the genome of Halomonas sp. MCCC 1A13316, one region includes:
- the arsB gene encoding ACR3 family arsenite efflux transporter, whose translation MADDSLSQTPTTTEGMGLFERFLSVWVALAIIAGVLLGQFAPAVPETLSRFEYAQVSIPVAILIWAMIFPMMAQIDFSAVLGVRRQPKGLIITTSVNWLIKPFTMFAIAWFFLMVLFQPLIPEELASQYLAGAILLGAAPCTAMVFVWSYLTRGDAAYTLVQVALNDLIMLFAFAPIVVFLLGVSNIQVPWDTVALSVVLYIVIPLAAGYLTRRSLIARHGIEWYDNVFMKKVGPVTPIGLIITLVLLFAFQGDVIIANPLHIVLIAIPLIIQTFLIFFLAYGWAKAWKVPHNVAAPGAMIGASNFFELAVAAAIALFGLQSGAALATVVGVLVEVPLMLALVRIANRTRHHFPEAETQPAAEARD comes from the coding sequence ATGGCAGACGACTCATTATCGCAGACGCCAACCACCACTGAAGGCATGGGCCTCTTCGAACGCTTCCTCTCAGTGTGGGTGGCGCTGGCCATCATCGCCGGGGTGCTGCTCGGCCAGTTCGCCCCGGCGGTTCCCGAGACGCTTTCACGGTTCGAATACGCCCAAGTATCGATTCCGGTGGCCATCCTGATCTGGGCGATGATCTTTCCCATGATGGCGCAGATCGACTTCTCCGCCGTGCTCGGCGTGCGCCGCCAGCCCAAGGGGCTGATCATCACCACCTCGGTGAATTGGCTGATCAAGCCCTTCACCATGTTCGCCATCGCCTGGTTCTTCCTGATGGTGCTGTTCCAGCCCCTCATCCCTGAAGAGCTTGCCAGCCAGTACCTGGCCGGAGCGATCCTGCTGGGGGCGGCGCCCTGCACGGCCATGGTCTTCGTATGGAGTTACCTGACCCGAGGCGATGCCGCTTACACCCTGGTACAGGTCGCCCTCAACGACCTGATCATGCTGTTCGCCTTCGCCCCGATCGTGGTCTTCCTGCTCGGCGTCTCCAACATCCAGGTGCCTTGGGATACCGTGGCGCTGTCGGTGGTGCTCTACATCGTCATCCCGCTCGCCGCTGGCTACCTGACCCGGCGCAGCCTGATCGCCCGCCACGGCATCGAGTGGTACGACAACGTCTTCATGAAGAAGGTAGGGCCGGTCACTCCCATCGGGCTGATCATCACCTTGGTGCTGCTGTTCGCCTTCCAGGGCGACGTGATCATCGCCAACCCGCTGCACATCGTGCTGATCGCCATCCCGCTGATCATCCAGACCTTCCTGATTTTCTTCCTCGCCTACGGCTGGGCCAAGGCTTGGAAGGTGCCCCACAACGTGGCCGCCCCCGGGGCGATGATCGGCGCCAGCAACTTCTTCGAGCTGGCCGTGGCCGCCGCCATTGCCCTTTTCGGCCTGCAGTCGGGCGCGGCGCTGGCTACGGTGGTGGGTGTACTGGTGGAGGTACCGCTGATGTTGGCGCTGGTACGTATCGCCAACAGGACTCGCCACCACTTCCCTGAGGCCGAGACGCAGCCAGCAGCCGAGGCCAGGGACTGA
- a CDS encoding ABC transporter ATP-binding protein, whose protein sequence is MSVADSLRLDRIAIGDLDEVSLTVEPGEIVCLSGASGSGKSRLLRAVADLEPHAGEVWLGEQGQSQMPGHAWRRQVMLVPAESHWWAETVVEHFIHEPEAAELEALGLAPDALAWQVGRLSTGEKQRLGLLRALSREPSALLLDEPTANLDDATNERVEAWLTARIHERGWPTLWVAHDRGQIARVASRHWRIASGRLEEVNVAWA, encoded by the coding sequence TTGAGCGTAGCCGATTCCTTGCGACTCGACCGTATTGCCATCGGCGATCTCGACGAGGTCAGCCTGACCGTCGAGCCCGGAGAGATCGTCTGTTTGTCCGGTGCCAGCGGCTCGGGCAAGAGCCGCCTGCTGCGGGCCGTGGCCGATCTCGAACCCCATGCTGGCGAGGTCTGGCTGGGCGAGCAGGGCCAGTCGCAGATGCCGGGCCACGCCTGGCGGCGCCAAGTGATGCTGGTGCCGGCCGAAAGCCACTGGTGGGCGGAGACGGTGGTCGAGCACTTCATCCATGAGCCTGAAGCTGCGGAACTGGAAGCGCTGGGGCTGGCTCCCGATGCCCTGGCCTGGCAGGTGGGGCGCCTCTCCACCGGCGAGAAGCAGCGCTTGGGGCTATTGCGGGCTTTGAGCCGCGAGCCCAGCGCTCTACTGCTCGACGAGCCCACCGCCAACCTGGATGACGCAACCAACGAGCGGGTGGAAGCCTGGCTGACGGCGCGCATTCACGAGCGTGGCTGGCCGACGCTATGGGTGGCCCATGACCGAGGACAGATCGCCCGGGTGGCCAGCCGCCACTGGCGGATCGCGAGCGGGCGACTGGAGGAGGTGAACGTCGCATGGGCGTGA
- a CDS encoding ABC transporter permease has translation MGVIELSWWQLALAALMVVVLAGCTAAMRLGMSRSLLVAALRTVIQLALVGLVLEALFAAERLVWVVLMALAMLLIAGREVMARQKRRLLGGWAFGIGTLSMFLSSFTVAVLTLTVVIGPDPWYHPQYAIPLLGMLLGNTMTGVALALDRLTDTAWRQRGVIESRLMLGEPWQVAIGDIRREAMRSGLMPMINAMAAAGVVSLPGMMTGQILAGTAPGLAVKYQILIMFTITLGTGFGTLAAVTVGSRRLFDSRERLRLDRLSLPRS, from the coding sequence ATGGGCGTGATCGAACTCTCCTGGTGGCAGCTGGCGCTGGCGGCGCTGATGGTCGTGGTGCTTGCCGGCTGCACAGCGGCAATGCGGCTGGGCATGAGCCGCAGCCTGCTGGTGGCCGCGCTGCGTACCGTTATTCAGCTGGCGCTGGTCGGCCTGGTGCTGGAGGCGCTGTTCGCCGCCGAGCGGCTGGTATGGGTCGTGCTGATGGCGTTGGCGATGCTGCTGATTGCCGGACGCGAAGTGATGGCACGCCAGAAGCGACGGTTGCTGGGCGGTTGGGCCTTCGGCATCGGCACGCTGTCGATGTTTCTCTCGTCGTTCACCGTCGCCGTACTGACACTGACCGTCGTCATCGGCCCTGACCCTTGGTATCACCCCCAATATGCCATTCCGCTATTGGGCATGCTGCTGGGCAACACAATGACCGGCGTGGCGCTGGCGCTGGATCGCCTGACCGATACTGCCTGGCGCCAGCGTGGCGTGATCGAGAGCCGGCTGATGCTCGGTGAACCTTGGCAGGTGGCAATCGGCGATATTCGTCGCGAGGCAATGCGCAGCGGCTTGATGCCGATGATCAACGCCATGGCCGCCGCCGGGGTGGTCAGCCTGCCGGGGATGATGACCGGTCAGATACTCGCCGGCACCGCGCCGGGTCTGGCGGTGAAGTACCAGATATTGATCATGTTCACGATTACGCTGGGGACCGGCTTCGGCACCCTGGCAGCGGTGACCGTAGGCAGCCGACGGCTATTCGATTCCCGCGAGCGCCTGCGCCTCGACCGGCTTTCTTTACCTCGCTCGTAA
- a CDS encoding acetyl-CoA C-acyltransferase, which yields MSSPNDIVFLSAARTPMGGMLGSLASLTAPELAATAIRAAIERAGIESSAIDEGIMGCVLPGGVKQGPARQAMRQAGIPDGIGATTINKLCGSGMKATMLAHDLIRAGSGEVVLAGGMESMSNAPHVLTKARTGYRLGHGELKDHMFLDGLEDAETGKLMGVFAQDVASERGYSRERLDDFAIASLERAMEATNAGHLKAEMAPVTVTSRQGESVVEHDEQPFQAKLDKIRQLRPAFAKDGTITAANSSSISDGASALILASQAAADRLGSKPLARMLGHSTHSQHPSEFTIAPVGAIEKLLKKLDWSVADVDLFEINEAFAVVTLLAMDGLDIPHNKVNVFGGACAQGHPIGSTGSRIIATLIHALRTKGGKRGIASLCIGGGEATAVAIELMD from the coding sequence ATGAGCAGCCCCAACGATATCGTTTTCCTCTCCGCCGCACGCACCCCGATGGGCGGCATGCTCGGCAGCCTGGCAAGCCTCACGGCTCCTGAGCTTGCCGCCACCGCCATTCGCGCCGCCATCGAGCGCGCCGGCATCGAGTCCAGCGCCATCGACGAAGGCATCATGGGCTGCGTGCTGCCGGGCGGCGTCAAGCAGGGTCCGGCCCGCCAGGCCATGCGCCAGGCCGGCATTCCCGATGGCATCGGCGCGACCACCATCAACAAGCTGTGCGGTTCGGGAATGAAGGCCACCATGCTGGCCCATGACCTGATCCGTGCCGGTAGCGGCGAAGTGGTTCTCGCCGGCGGCATGGAGTCGATGTCCAACGCCCCGCACGTGCTGACCAAGGCGCGTACCGGCTATCGCCTGGGTCACGGCGAGCTGAAGGATCATATGTTTCTCGATGGCCTGGAAGACGCCGAGACTGGCAAATTGATGGGGGTATTCGCCCAGGATGTCGCCAGCGAGCGCGGCTACTCTCGCGAACGCCTCGACGATTTCGCCATCGCCTCGCTGGAGCGTGCCATGGAGGCCACCAATGCCGGTCACCTGAAGGCCGAGATGGCGCCGGTCACTGTCACCAGCCGCCAGGGCGAGAGCGTGGTCGAGCACGACGAGCAGCCGTTCCAGGCCAAGCTCGACAAGATCCGCCAACTACGCCCCGCCTTTGCCAAGGACGGAACCATCACTGCGGCCAACTCCAGCTCCATCTCCGACGGCGCCTCGGCTTTGATCCTCGCCAGCCAGGCCGCCGCCGACCGCCTTGGCAGCAAGCCGCTGGCCCGCATGCTGGGTCACAGTACTCACTCCCAGCATCCCAGCGAGTTCACCATCGCCCCGGTAGGCGCCATCGAGAAGCTATTGAAGAAACTCGACTGGAGCGTCGCCGACGTCGATCTGTTCGAGATCAACGAGGCCTTCGCCGTAGTCACCCTGCTGGCCATGGACGGACTCGATATTCCGCACAATAAAGTCAATGTGTTCGGCGGCGCCTGCGCCCAGGGCCACCCCATCGGCTCCACCGGTTCGCGCATCATCGCCACCCTGATCCATGCCCTGCGCACCAAGGGCGGCAAGCGCGGCATCGCCAGCCTGTGCATCGGCGGCGGCGAAGCCACCGCAGTGGCCATCGAACTGATGGATTAG
- a CDS encoding TetR/AcrR family transcriptional regulator has protein sequence MNVVNESPRRKELTRLAAQLFVQEGFDRTTVRMLAQEMGIKSGSLFHHFRDKQEILAAVIEEGTQNALMLARQALDECGGSASERLHAMARAHLETLLTDRNAHVVALYEWRRLDAAARDHLSHLRDAYEELWEQVIDEALEAGLVHGDRFLVSRFVMGALNWTVRWYDPEGPRKPEDLAHELVAMIAPSTHSQPGQSTKV, from the coding sequence ATGAATGTCGTTAACGAGTCCCCACGCCGTAAGGAATTGACCCGTCTGGCCGCACAATTGTTCGTTCAGGAGGGCTTCGATCGCACGACGGTGCGCATGCTCGCCCAAGAGATGGGCATCAAGTCCGGCAGTCTGTTCCACCATTTTCGCGACAAGCAGGAGATCCTGGCGGCCGTCATCGAGGAGGGCACTCAGAACGCTCTGATGCTGGCTCGGCAGGCCTTGGATGAATGCGGCGGTTCGGCTAGCGAGCGCCTGCATGCAATGGCCAGGGCTCACCTGGAAACGCTGCTGACCGATCGCAATGCGCATGTCGTCGCCCTCTATGAATGGCGGCGGCTGGATGCGGCTGCTCGAGACCACCTGAGCCATCTGCGCGACGCTTACGAGGAGCTGTGGGAGCAGGTCATAGACGAAGCCTTGGAGGCCGGGCTCGTTCATGGCGATCGCTTTCTGGTATCGCGCTTCGTCATGGGCGCGCTGAACTGGACGGTGCGCTGGTACGATCCCGAAGGGCCGCGCAAGCCGGAGGACTTGGCTCACGAATTGGTTGCGATGATTGCTCCTTCAACCCACTCCCAGCCTGGGCAGTCGACCAAGGTCTAG
- a CDS encoding AMP-binding protein has protein sequence MSTQQLPEYSTYYQAFSVDDVIARLDDHGDGKFNAFESCCGRHLRAGRGEVPALIHEDTRGNVNRLTYAELEAGSARLAGWFAERGLGVGDRIACMLPRSPELLVAVLATWRIGAVYQPLFTAFGPDAVDYRLGRADTKLVITDHANRFKFDGLSQCPSVLAVGGPSEGHDADLDWSEALGHSPIEANPPRLSPEAPFLQMFTSGTVGKPKGVAVPLSGMPAFALYMELAIDLRESDRFWNMADPGWAYGLYYAIAGPLLLGVTTHFCEAGFSADGALDFMQRHRITNFAAAPTAYRLMKASGLFDTAHESLELRVASSAGEPLNTEVVTWVERSLGCPVMDHYGQTETGMTCCNHHTLEHPKHVGAMGVPMPGYRLAILDAEYNELPPGEPGVLAVDIERSPAHFFAGYTWQEKHPFANGYYLTGDVVIRNEDGTFQFAGRDDDIITTAGYRVGPTDVENTVMTHSAVAESAAVGQPDEIRGEIIKSYVVLREGFEASDELAEEIRQRVRERLSTHAFPRVIEFVDTLPKTPSGKIQRFKLRADAAEKAESGAPAAK, from the coding sequence ATGAGCACCCAACAGCTTCCTGAGTACTCCACCTATTACCAGGCTTTTTCCGTCGACGACGTCATCGCCCGGCTCGATGACCATGGCGATGGCAAGTTCAACGCCTTCGAATCCTGCTGCGGTCGTCATCTGCGCGCCGGCCGCGGTGAGGTGCCGGCGCTGATCCACGAGGATACTCGGGGCAACGTCAACCGACTCACCTATGCCGAACTGGAAGCCGGCAGCGCCCGGCTTGCCGGCTGGTTCGCCGAGCGCGGCCTCGGCGTGGGCGATCGCATAGCCTGCATGCTGCCGCGTTCACCCGAGCTGCTGGTGGCAGTGTTGGCCACCTGGCGCATCGGCGCCGTCTATCAGCCCCTGTTCACTGCCTTCGGCCCCGACGCCGTCGACTACCGGTTGGGGCGCGCCGACACCAAGCTGGTCATCACCGATCACGCCAACCGCTTCAAGTTCGACGGCCTTTCGCAATGCCCCTCCGTGCTTGCCGTGGGCGGCCCGAGCGAAGGCCACGATGCCGATCTCGACTGGAGCGAGGCACTGGGGCATTCACCCATCGAAGCCAATCCGCCGCGGCTCTCGCCGGAGGCGCCTTTCCTGCAGATGTTTACCTCCGGTACCGTGGGCAAGCCCAAGGGCGTGGCGGTGCCGCTCTCCGGCATGCCGGCCTTCGCGCTCTACATGGAGCTTGCCATCGACCTTCGCGAGAGCGATCGCTTCTGGAACATGGCCGACCCCGGCTGGGCCTACGGCCTCTACTACGCCATTGCCGGCCCGTTGCTGCTGGGAGTGACCACGCACTTCTGCGAGGCAGGCTTCAGCGCGGACGGGGCTCTTGATTTCATGCAGCGGCACCGCATCACCAATTTTGCCGCCGCGCCCACTGCCTATCGCCTGATGAAGGCCTCGGGCCTGTTCGATACTGCTCACGAGAGCCTCGAGCTGCGTGTTGCCAGCTCCGCCGGCGAGCCTCTCAACACCGAGGTGGTGACCTGGGTCGAGCGCTCGCTGGGGTGCCCTGTCATGGATCACTACGGCCAGACCGAGACCGGCATGACTTGCTGCAACCACCATACCCTAGAGCATCCCAAACACGTCGGAGCCATGGGTGTGCCCATGCCGGGCTACCGCCTGGCCATCCTCGACGCCGAGTACAACGAGCTGCCGCCGGGGGAGCCGGGCGTGCTGGCGGTGGATATCGAGCGCTCACCGGCGCACTTCTTCGCCGGCTACACCTGGCAGGAGAAGCATCCATTCGCCAATGGCTACTACTTGACCGGTGATGTGGTGATCCGCAACGAGGACGGCACCTTCCAGTTTGCCGGCCGCGACGACGACATCATTACCACTGCGGGCTACCGCGTGGGGCCCACCGACGTGGAGAATACCGTCATGACCCATTCGGCAGTGGCTGAGTCCGCTGCGGTGGGCCAGCCCGACGAGATCCGCGGCGAGATCATCAAGTCGTATGTCGTGCTGAGGGAGGGGTTCGAAGCGAGCGACGAGCTGGCCGAAGAGATCCGTCAACGCGTGCGTGAGCGGCTTTCCACCCATGCCTTCCCACGCGTCATCGAATTTGTCGACACCCTTCCCAAGACGCCCAGTGGCAAGATCCAACGCTTCAAGTTGCGCGCCGATGCCGCCGAAAAGGCGGAGTCCGGCGCGCCGGCAGCGAAATGA
- a CDS encoding SDR family NAD(P)-dependent oxidoreductase, whose amino-acid sequence MQVQDRTFLITGAASGLGAATAERLVAGGGQVVLCDLSDTVEAHAEKLGEAARAVRGDVTSAEDMQAAVDAAVALGGEGGLAGVVHCAGVVSVAKLVDREGNPADLDAYARTVQINLVGTFNVMRLAAAAMAKNAPSKDGERGVIVNTASVAAFDGQVGQCAYSASKAGVVGMSLPAARELSRHGIRVMAIAPGVFQTPMMSEIPDEAAQALAASVPFPKRLGHPDEFARLAEQIITNAMLNGEVVRLDGGIRMQ is encoded by the coding sequence ATGCAAGTGCAGGATCGTACGTTTCTGATTACCGGCGCCGCCTCCGGATTGGGAGCGGCTACAGCCGAGCGCCTCGTCGCCGGCGGTGGCCAGGTAGTGCTTTGCGATCTCAGCGACACCGTCGAGGCGCACGCCGAAAAGCTCGGCGAGGCCGCCCGCGCGGTGCGCGGCGACGTGACGTCGGCCGAGGACATGCAGGCGGCGGTGGATGCGGCCGTCGCACTGGGCGGCGAAGGCGGCCTTGCCGGCGTTGTGCACTGTGCCGGCGTGGTCAGCGTGGCCAAGCTGGTCGACCGTGAAGGTAACCCGGCCGATCTCGACGCCTACGCGCGCACCGTGCAGATCAACCTGGTGGGCACCTTCAACGTGATGCGACTTGCCGCCGCCGCCATGGCCAAGAATGCACCCAGCAAGGACGGCGAGCGCGGGGTGATCGTCAATACCGCCTCGGTTGCCGCCTTCGACGGCCAGGTGGGGCAGTGCGCCTACAGTGCTTCGAAAGCCGGCGTGGTAGGCATGAGCCTGCCGGCGGCACGTGAACTGTCGCGACACGGCATTCGCGTCATGGCAATTGCGCCAGGCGTGTTCCAGACGCCGATGATGAGCGAGATACCTGACGAAGCGGCCCAGGCGCTGGCTGCCTCGGTGCCGTTTCCCAAACGATTGGGGCATCCCGACGAGTTCGCCCGCCTGGCCGAGCAGATCATCACCAACGCCATGCTCAACGGCGAAGTGGTGCGCCTGGACGGCGGCATTCGAATGCAGTGA
- a CDS encoding acyl-CoA dehydrogenase C-terminal domain-containing protein, whose amino-acid sequence MPDYQAPLRDLRFVMDEMLDYPAHYARLPGGEEATPDVVAAILEEGARFAREVLLPLNQSGDQEGCLLEGGEVKAPKGFREAYQQFVEGGWPSLAADSAHGGQGLPHSLAMALNEMICSTNLAWGMYPGLSHGAADALRHHGTEEQQATYLTKLVEGVWTGTMCLTEPHCGTDLGLIKTRAVPTADGAYEITGTKIFISAGEHDLAENIVHLVLAKLPDAPEGSKGISLFVVPKFMPDNEGNPGKRNGVSCGSLEHKMGIHGNATCVMNFDTARGFLVGPPNKGLACMFTMMNAARLGVGIQGLGLTEASFQNALAYARDRLQMRALSGPKAPERPADPIIVHPDVRRMLLTQKAFAEGGRMLVLYTAQMLDVVEHGQDAAEREHAETLLSLLTPIVKAFLTEVGFEATNEGVQVFGGHGFIQEWGMEQLVRDARITRLYEGTTGIQALDLLGRKVLMSQGESLKVFTKEIHKFCKAEEGNAELAEFIAPLAKLNAEWGELTMGIGMKAMSDREEVGAASVDYLMYSGYVTLAYLFARAARQSREALSAGSDEAAFYEAKINTARFYFQRLLPRTLAHARMIQAGAEPLMALAAEDFGLGFEI is encoded by the coding sequence ATGCCCGACTATCAGGCCCCCCTGCGCGACCTTCGTTTCGTGATGGACGAAATGCTCGACTATCCCGCTCACTACGCCCGCCTGCCAGGCGGAGAAGAGGCCACGCCCGACGTGGTTGCCGCCATCCTCGAGGAGGGCGCGCGCTTCGCACGCGAGGTGCTGTTGCCGCTGAATCAGAGCGGCGATCAGGAGGGATGCCTGCTGGAGGGGGGCGAGGTGAAGGCGCCGAAGGGCTTCAGGGAGGCCTACCAGCAGTTCGTCGAGGGCGGCTGGCCGAGCCTTGCCGCCGATTCCGCGCACGGCGGGCAGGGGCTGCCCCATTCGTTGGCCATGGCGCTCAACGAGATGATCTGCTCCACCAACTTGGCCTGGGGCATGTACCCCGGCTTGTCCCATGGCGCCGCCGATGCGCTGCGTCACCATGGTACCGAGGAGCAGCAGGCCACCTATCTCACCAAGTTGGTGGAAGGCGTGTGGACCGGCACCATGTGCCTGACCGAACCGCACTGCGGCACCGACCTGGGGCTGATCAAGACCCGCGCCGTGCCTACCGCCGACGGTGCCTATGAGATCACCGGCACCAAGATCTTCATCTCAGCCGGCGAGCACGACCTGGCCGAGAACATCGTTCACCTGGTGCTGGCCAAGCTGCCGGATGCGCCGGAGGGCTCCAAGGGTATCTCGCTGTTCGTGGTGCCCAAGTTCATGCCTGACAATGAAGGCAATCCCGGCAAGCGTAACGGCGTCAGCTGTGGCTCGCTCGAGCACAAGATGGGCATCCACGGCAACGCGACGTGCGTGATGAACTTCGACACTGCCCGCGGCTTCCTGGTGGGTCCGCCCAACAAGGGCCTGGCATGCATGTTCACCATGATGAACGCCGCGCGCCTGGGCGTGGGCATCCAGGGGCTGGGCCTGACCGAGGCGAGCTTCCAGAACGCGCTGGCCTATGCCCGCGACCGCTTGCAGATGCGTGCACTCTCCGGGCCCAAGGCGCCGGAAAGGCCCGCTGATCCGATCATCGTCCACCCCGATGTGCGCCGCATGCTACTGACGCAGAAGGCATTCGCCGAAGGCGGGCGGATGCTGGTGCTGTACACCGCCCAGATGCTTGATGTCGTCGAGCATGGCCAGGATGCGGCGGAGCGTGAGCATGCCGAGACCCTGCTCAGCCTGCTGACACCGATCGTCAAGGCGTTCCTCACCGAGGTGGGCTTCGAGGCCACCAACGAAGGCGTGCAGGTTTTCGGTGGCCACGGCTTCATTCAGGAGTGGGGCATGGAGCAACTGGTACGCGATGCGCGTATCACTCGCCTCTACGAGGGCACCACCGGTATCCAGGCCCTCGACCTGCTGGGCCGCAAGGTACTGATGAGTCAGGGCGAGAGCCTCAAGGTCTTCACCAAGGAGATCCACAAGTTCTGCAAGGCCGAAGAGGGTAACGCCGAGCTTGCCGAATTCATCGCGCCGCTGGCCAAGCTCAATGCCGAGTGGGGCGAGCTGACCATGGGCATCGGCATGAAGGCGATGAGCGACCGCGAGGAAGTGGGCGCTGCGAGCGTCGACTACCTGATGTACTCCGGCTACGTGACGCTTGCCTACCTCTTCGCACGCGCAGCCAGGCAGTCTCGTGAGGCGCTCTCCGCTGGCAGCGACGAAGCGGCCTTCTACGAGGCCAAGATCAACACCGCTCGCTTCTACTTCCAGCGTCTGTTGCCGCGCACCCTGGCCCATGCCCGCATGATCCAGGCCGGCGCCGAGCCGCTGATGGCGCTCGCAGCGGAGGATTTCGGGCTCGGCTTCGAGATCTGA
- a CDS encoding alpha/beta hydrolase translates to MPYQVIAEDGYRLPLRHWPAKESAQVVVLAVHGFNDHAGSFEIMANALTPHGIEVYAHDQRGFGTTDQRRLWPGHERLRNDVILLAELLRERHPDTPLYLIGKSMGAAVSMLAMAAEAPPPVDGSVLISPAVWNEETMPWYQRLGLWLGIRLIPQATFSVRTTHRLGIEPTDDEEIKRRLANDPLILRSARVDTLYGLTRTMGLALEAAEALPPPALILYGDEDQIIPMKAYCALLQRLPDDDAIRLALYSDGYHMLTRYTRRERTEQDLVAWLHDPSSELPSGFEMAHKQAHSTLCDDASG, encoded by the coding sequence ATGCCTTACCAGGTCATTGCCGAGGATGGCTACCGCTTGCCGCTGCGCCACTGGCCTGCCAAGGAGAGTGCCCAGGTGGTCGTACTGGCCGTACATGGCTTCAACGACCATGCCGGCAGCTTCGAGATCATGGCCAACGCCCTCACGCCGCATGGCATCGAGGTTTATGCCCACGACCAGCGCGGCTTCGGCACCACCGACCAGCGTCGCCTGTGGCCCGGCCACGAGCGGCTGCGTAACGACGTTATCCTGCTCGCCGAACTCCTGCGCGAGCGTCATCCCGACACACCGCTCTATCTCATCGGCAAGAGCATGGGCGCCGCGGTGTCGATGCTCGCCATGGCCGCCGAGGCGCCACCGCCGGTGGATGGCAGCGTGCTGATCTCACCCGCCGTGTGGAACGAGGAGACCATGCCCTGGTACCAACGCCTCGGGCTGTGGCTTGGCATACGCCTGATACCCCAGGCCACCTTCTCGGTGAGGACCACGCATCGTCTCGGCATCGAGCCGACCGATGACGAGGAGATCAAGCGACGCCTGGCCAACGACCCGCTGATTTTGCGCAGCGCCCGGGTCGATACGCTTTATGGCCTGACGCGCACCATGGGGCTGGCACTCGAGGCGGCTGAAGCGCTCCCGCCCCCCGCGCTGATACTGTATGGCGACGAAGACCAGATCATACCCATGAAGGCATACTGCGCCCTATTGCAGCGTCTTCCCGATGACGACGCCATACGCCTGGCACTCTATTCCGATGGCTACCACATGCTCACGCGCTACACCCGGCGCGAGCGGACCGAGCAGGATCTGGTGGCCTGGCTGCACGATCCCAGCAGCGAGCTACCCTCGGGCTTCGAAATGGCCCACAAGCAGGCCCACTCCACGCTGTGCGATGATGCCAGCGGGTAA
- a CDS encoding winged helix-turn-helix domain-containing protein: MALSKTQSSFYRRLYLAHLIEQGVASVPAIVAATGMPRRTAQDTLKALEELDVRCEFRSTPGERHNSGQYAIMDWGPIDRTWVAQHAERLRTALGYPALA, translated from the coding sequence ATGGCGCTCAGCAAGACCCAGTCCAGCTTCTACCGTCGCCTCTACCTCGCTCACCTGATCGAGCAAGGCGTCGCCAGCGTACCGGCCATCGTTGCTGCCACCGGCATGCCCCGACGTACCGCCCAGGACACGCTCAAGGCGCTCGAGGAACTGGATGTACGCTGCGAGTTCAGGTCTACGCCGGGCGAGCGCCACAACAGCGGGCAATACGCCATCATGGACTGGGGGCCTATCGATCGGACCTGGGTGGCACAGCATGCCGAACGCCTGCGTACTGCTTTGGGCTATCCAGCTCTGGCATGA
- a CDS encoding DUF721 domain-containing protein — MSRLLGGNGELAPLMRTARLIARAQQHLREHLPEEVREHLFVGGYHDGKLALLTDRAVWLTWLRYEQPRLLELLHQLPEFAAVTGFSLKVRPVRPLKVPPRQIRTLPAPAADEISACAADVDDPRLKRALERLASHAERGD; from the coding sequence ATGTCTCGGCTACTGGGAGGCAATGGGGAACTGGCGCCGCTGATGCGCACGGCAAGGCTGATCGCCCGGGCGCAGCAGCACCTGCGCGAGCATCTTCCGGAAGAGGTGCGCGAGCACCTGTTCGTGGGAGGTTACCACGACGGCAAGCTGGCACTGCTCACCGACCGAGCGGTATGGCTGACCTGGTTGCGCTACGAGCAGCCGCGTCTGCTCGAACTGCTGCACCAGCTGCCGGAGTTCGCCGCGGTCACCGGCTTCAGCCTGAAGGTACGCCCCGTGCGACCGCTCAAGGTGCCGCCCCGCCAGATCCGAACGCTGCCAGCGCCGGCCGCCGACGAGATTTCCGCTTGTGCCGCCGATGTCGACGACCCTCGGCTGAAGCGTGCCCTGGAACGACTCGCCTCTCACGCGGAGCGCGGCGATTAG